A window of Zingiber officinale cultivar Zhangliang chromosome 5A, Zo_v1.1, whole genome shotgun sequence contains these coding sequences:
- the LOC121979237 gene encoding protein PLASTID MOVEMENT IMPAIRED 1-RELATED 1-like: MIGRAASGQGNRESPHGGLPAAGDYDHLELLHEIEALGKALSLDPKHQRRRLPPPPSSEERVALSAGCSSPASSVSSSSSLKGKEKKKTSSLWGWNPIKKALSQITGQRRFVCCFSLHVHYIEGLPTALSGVPLVVQWRRTTDPASSSVSTSPSRVIRGVVQFEETLTYRCAVQGARTGRSGTAKYEARHFLIYPSLAGGVAELDLGRHLVDVTRVLPATLEELEDEKTFGNWRTSYRLSGKARGASLNVSFGFSLVRNESLVGAGPLDWEKGERKVSEDSELDLMNTQSSPLEEVKVLHAVLPRSTIEISQKANVAGKLDTQNLNTSMDMLKPCMLPEPDKGSDEWDCNDPDFMVIEQGAEILSGDQTCKAVVDATTFHAEYKGNKEGPGMKLDKPDGEARIERPIMESGKPHIDEAALRDNLDLQVILQEERLGTKSYESAQEGSCHSSLNMQESTLLNVDTMNHADKTQGDEQLTADSAREELNTIFQSTSNLEQGELDISNIGYKPMEQLNHGDVDSSYKMASLSRSRSIDAVTESVADEFLSVLGIEHNACGLSTDSEPESPREKLWKQFEKESLASGSDFFGPDHGIEQLSYWGDFSDDLNLSLMVHEVEKELQKINMRMNNSKSRVEILEDAETEVLIQEWGLNVNNFNFSPPRSSGAFGSPIDLPSEEPLELPPLGEGLGPIVQTKDGGFLRSMSPLLFTNAKNKGKLIMQVSSPVVVPAEMGSGMMEILQRLASEGLEKLSRQASKLMPLEDITGKTMQQIAWDSVTALDSCESHVKNHYPNAVQNVSVRRKKSNSLALSFNGREVSEYITLEDLALIAMDKIEVLSFEGLRIQTGTSNEEAPSNIIPQSIGDLSTLESRGAKSSWSLDLEGTSGLQLLNVKESDDDTDGLMGLSLSLDEWMKLDSGIIDDEDQDSDRILKILLAHHANSVDMICSGWNGDKRGKRSGKKWGFLGDNFTVALMVQLRDPLQNYEPVGMPMLALIQVKRVFLPREPGKIYCNASKKGNNEEQDEVETETKPLGKQEKHEEETIPRFKITEVLVAGLDTEPSKKTIWGDPKQQQSGSGWMLATGMGKPKKRQLMKSKTVVNLSQGKIATSQPGDTLWSITSLVHGNGATVKGLASSKPHTRNPNIILPNGIIKLS, from the exons ATGATAGGGAGGGCTGCCTCCGGCCAGGGGAATCGCGAATCGCCCCATGGTGGCCTACCAGCCGCCGGCGACTATGATCACCTGGAATTGCTCCATGAGATCGAAGCCTTGGGAAAAGCCCTCTCCCTCGACCCCAAACACCAACGTCGCCGCCTTCCTCCTCCGCCCTCCTCCGAAGAACGAGTCGCTCTCTCTGCCGGTTGTTCCTCACCTGCCTCCTCTGtctcctcctcttcatccttgaagggcaaggagaagaagaaaacatCGTCTCTGTGGGGATGGAATCCGATCAAAAAGGCGCTTTCTCAGATCACCGGCCAGCGTCGCTTCGTTTGCTGCTTCTCCCTCCACGTCCACTACATCGAGGGCCTCCCCACTGCCCTTTCTGGCGTCCCGCTCGTTGTGCAGTGGCGCCGCACCACGGATCCTGCCTCCTCTTCCGTTTCCACCAGCCCCTCCCGCGTCATCCGCGGAGTCGTCCAGTTCGAGGAGACACTTACCTACCGATGCGCCGTGCAGGGCGCCCGCACCGGTCGGAGTGGAACGGCTAAGTACGAAGCTCGGCATTTCCTGATCTATCCCTCCCTCGCAGGTGGCGTCGCTGAGCTGGACCTCGGTCGCCATCTGGTGGATGTTACCCGTGTGCTCCCGGCCACTCTAGAGGAACTCGAGGACGAGAAAACATTTGGAAACTGGAGAACCAGCTACCGGTTGTCCGGGAAGGCAAGGGGCGCATCTCTTAATGTTAGCTTCGGGTTCTCGCTTGTTAGGAATGAGTCCTTGGTCGGGGCTGGTCCTCTGGACTGggaaaaaggagagagaaaggtCTCAGAGGATTCTGAGCTTGATTTGATGAATACGCAGAGTAGTCCGCTAGAGGAAGTGAAGGTGCTTCATGCGGTGTTGCCAAGATCAACAATAGAGATCTCACAAAAAGCTAACGTGGCTGGGAAATTAGACACACAGAATCTTAATACCTCTATGGATATGCTGAAGCCTTGTATGTTGCCGGAGCCTGACAAAGGAAGTGATGAATGGGATTGCAATGATCCTGATTTTATGGTGATTGAGCAAGGTGCAGAAATTTTGTCAGGAGACCAAACATGCAAAGCTGTGGTCGATGCCACCACCTTTCATGCGGAATACAAGGGCAATAAGGAAGGGCCAGGTATGAAGCTCGATAAACCTGATGGTGAGGCCAGAATTGAAAGGCCCATTATGGAATCAGGTAAACCACATATAGACGAGGCTGCTCTTCGGGATAACCTTGATCTGCAAGTGATTTTACAGGAAGAAAGGCTGGGCACCAAGTCATATGAATCAGCTCAGGAGGGGTCTTGTCATAGTAGTCTTAACATGCAAGAGTCTACATTGCTGAATGTGGATACTATGAACCATGCTGATAAAACTCAAGGTGATGAACAACTAACCGCGGATTCAGCAAGAGAAGAGCTGAACACTATCTTCCAGAGTACATCAAATCTCGAGCAAGGGGAATTGGACATCTCTAATATTGGCTACAAGCCAATGGAGCAATTAAATCATGGCGACGTTGATTCTAGTTACAAGATGGCAAGCTTGAGCAGGTCACGTAGCATAGATGCTGTCACAGAGTCCGTTGCCGATGAGTTCTTAAGTGTGCTAGGCATAGAACACAACGCTTGTGGATTGAGTACAGACAGTGAACCAGAATCACCCAGGGAAAAGCTGTGGAAGCAATTTGAAAAAGAATCCTTGGCATCAGGAAGTGATTTCTTTGGTCCTGATCATGGAATAGAACAACTCTCTTACTGGGGCGACTTCTCTGACGATCTTAATCTTTCACTGATGGTCCATGAAGTAGAGAAAGAGCTTCAGAAGATAAATATGAGGATGAACAATAGCAAATCTAGGGTTGAAATACTGGAGGATGCAGAAACAGAAGTTTTGATTCAGGAATGGGGATTAAATGTgaacaattttaatttttctccacctagaagcAGTGGGGCATTTGGTAGTCCTATTGACCTCCCATCAGAGGAGCCATTGGAGTTACCACCACTTGGTGAAGGGTTGGGTCCAATTGTTCAAACCAAAGATGGAGGTTTTTTGCGGTCCATGAGCCCTTTGCTTTTCACAAATGCAAAGAATAAGGGTAAGTTGATAATGCAGGTGTCTAGCCCTGTAGTGGTTCCTGCTGAAATGGGTTCCGGGATGATGGAAATATTGCAGAGATTAGCTTCAGAGGGCCTTGAAAAACTATCAAGGCAGGCAAGTAAATTAATGCCTTTGGAAGATATAACAGGGAAGACCATGCAACAGATTGCATGGGATTCTGTCACTGCTCTGGACTCTTGTGAAAG CCATGTCAAGAATCATTATCCAAATGCTGttcagaatgtttctgtaaggagGAAGAAAAGTAACAGCCTGGCTTTGAGTTTCAATGGCAGAGAAGTCTCAGAATACATTACTTTAGAGGATCTTGCTCTAATTGCAATGGATAAGATTGAAGTACTGTCATTTGAGGGGTTGAGAATACAAACAGGCACATCAAATGAAGAGGCGCCTTCAAATATTATCCCCCAGTCTATTGGGGATCTTTCAACATTGGAGAGTAGAGGAGCTAAAAGCAGCTGGTCACTAGATTTGGAGGGCACAAGTGGATTACAGCTTTTGAATGTTAAAGAAAGTGATGATGACACTGATGGTTTGATGGGCTTGTCTCTCTCGCTTGATGAGTGGATGAAGCTTGACTCAGGCATCATCGATGATGAAGATCAGGACAGTGATCGAATTTTAAAGATTCTGTTAGCGCATCATGCTAATTCTGTGGACATGATTTGTAGTGGGTGGAACGGAGATAAAAGAGGGAAAAGATCAGGAAAGAAATGGGGGTTTCTTGGGGATAACTTCACTGTAGCACTAATGGTACAACTCCGAGATCCCTTACAAAACTATGAGCCAGTTGGCATGCCCATGCTTGCTTTAATTCAAGTTAAGCGTGTTTTTCTTCCTCGAGAGCCAGGAAAAATTTACTGCAATGCCTCAAAGAAAGGAAACAATGAAGAGCAAGACGAGGTTGAGACTGAAACCAAGCCATTGGGTAAGCAGGAGAAACATGAAGAAGAGACTATCCCTCGGTTTAAAATCACGGAGGTGCTTGTTGCTGGTCTAGATACTGAACCTAGCAAAAAAACTATCTGGGGTGATCCCAAGCAACAACAGTCTGGTTCTGGGTGGATGCTTGCTACTGGAATGGGAAAGCCCAAAAAGCGTCAATTAATGAAGTCAAAGACAGTGGTAAACCTTTCTCAAGGAAAAATAGCCACATCACAGCCAGGAGATACACTTTGGAGCATTACATCACTAGTCCATGGCAATGGTGCCACAGTGAAAGGCCTAGCATCTTCAAAGCCTCACACAAGGAATCCCAATA